A genomic window from Litoreibacter janthinus includes:
- a CDS encoding response regulator transcription factor has protein sequence MSSSIKVVIVDDHPMVADGICAILESYDDIEVIATLSNGQEVVDRVGDLQPDVILMDLNMPQMGGLSATEILLEQNPQTRILILSMHDAPEYVSTAMSHGARGYLLKDVPTEEIHTAILAVMNGETYLCGGASASLSPTSSDGREALTAREQTILLQLAQGKSNKEVAGNLDISVHTVETHRKNIKRKLGINSTAGLTRYAMEHGVLQGTGVEF, from the coding sequence ATGAGTTCTTCCATAAAAGTCGTGATCGTCGATGACCACCCGATGGTAGCAGACGGAATATGTGCGATTCTTGAAAGCTATGACGATATCGAGGTTATTGCGACCCTGAGCAACGGGCAGGAGGTCGTAGATCGCGTCGGCGATCTCCAACCAGACGTTATTCTGATGGACCTGAACATGCCGCAGATGGGTGGCTTGTCCGCGACGGAGATCCTGCTGGAGCAGAACCCGCAGACGCGCATTCTGATCCTGTCGATGCATGACGCGCCAGAATACGTGTCGACGGCCATGTCACATGGCGCGCGCGGGTATCTGCTCAAGGATGTCCCGACTGAGGAAATTCACACTGCGATCTTGGCGGTGATGAATGGCGAGACTTATTTATGTGGCGGAGCTTCTGCATCGCTATCACCCACCAGCAGTGACGGGCGAGAAGCGCTGACGGCGCGCGAGCAGACCATCCTGCTCCAGTTGGCGCAGGGCAAATCGAACAAAGAAGTCGCCGGGAATTTAGATATTTCGGTCCATACGGTTGAGACCCACCGCAAGAACATCAAGCGTAAACTCGGGATCAATTCCACTGCAGGGTTGACCCGCTACGCGATGGAGCATGGCGTGCTGCAAGGGACTGGCGTTGAGTTCTGA